The genomic interval GGACACGGTGGCGATCCGCTGCGCAGTGCGCCGCGAGCAGCTGGGACTGACCCGGGAAGAGGTGGCACACCGGGCCGGCATGTCCGCCGCCTACCTGAGCCAGCTGGAGACGTTCAGCGGCGACTTCGACCCCGCCGCCCTCATCCGCCTCGCCGCCGCCCTGGAGATGCCCTACGACGAACTCGCGGGAGGCCCGCGTGAGGCGGCACCCGGCCAGCAGCCCGCCGGTACCAGCCCCCTGCTCGCGCAGCTCTCCGAAGACGACTGCTGGCAGAAACTCGGCACGCACGGCATCGGCAGGATCGGCCTGACCGCCGGGCCCGCACCCGTCGTCCTGCCCGTGAACTTCCTGGTCGACGGCCGCACCATCGTCTACCGAACCGAGACGGGAGGCGCGGCGGCCGCAGCCGACGCGGACCAGCTCGCGTTCGAAGCCGACCACATCGACGAACACCTCAGCCGCGGCTGGAGCGTCCTCATCACCGGAACGGCCGAGCACATCATCGACCCCGGCACGGTCGAGGCCCTCGCCACCCGCCCAGGAGCGGAACCCTGGGCCGGCGGCAAGCGGGACCTGTGGATCCGGATTCGCCCCGGCCAGGTGACCGGGCGCACCATCCACACCCGGTGAGCCTCAGCCGTTCTGTCGCCCGGGCAATCTCACCGAGGTCCCCGCGCCCGGCAGCACGGTGAGCGAGCGATCGGGCAGGACGATCCTGACCGCCGACTCCTCCGAGTCCGGCACACTGACCGTCAACTCGTCGCTCCGCACCCGCACTCCGATGCCCCAATGCCCCCGGTAGCGGAGGGTCAAGCCGAACTCGGAGAGTTCCGGCAGCTCCACCGGGTCCAAGCAGAGGGCATCCTCCCGGGTCTCCAGCCCCGTCAGGCCACGCTGGACAAAGTCGAGGGTCCCGGCCATGGCACCGAGGTGGATGCCTTCCGGCGTGGTGCCGCCCTGGAGGTCCGCGACATCGCCCTCGAGCGCTTCATGGCAGTAGCGCCATGCGTCGGCGCGGCGGGCGCGGGCCAGGACCCAGCCGTGGACGACCTCGCTGAGGGTGGAACCGTGGCTGGTGCGGCGCAGATAGTAGTCGACCGTGCGCTGCCAGAGTTCGTCCGTGAGCCGGTAGCCGAGACGCTTGAAGAGCGAGGCGAGTTCAGCCGGCGAGAAGAGATAGCCGAGCATCAGCACGTCCGCCTGCTTCGATACCCGGTACCGGTTGACCGCGTCGCCCTCGGCTTCGAGAATGCGGTCCAGTCGGCGGATGTTGCCGTAGCGTGCCCGGTATCGGTCCCAGTCCAGCTCGGCCAGCTCCCCGTAGCCGTCGAACTGACTGATGACCCCTTGGTGAAACGGCACCATGAGGCGCCGGGAGAGCTCCTCCCACAGCGGGAGTTCGCCAGTGTCGAGGCTGCCGCGTTCGACGAGTTCCTGCCGGCGCCGGGCCGGAATACCACGGGCGATATCGAGGGCGCGGGCGAGAACCCACGCGGCCGTGACGTTGGTGTACGCGTTGTCGTCGATGCCGGGTCGGCCGGCGCCGGGGTAGGCGTCGTGGTACTCGTCGGGGCCGACGACTTCGCGGATGCGGTACCGGCCACTCGCAGGGTCGAGAACCGCGCTGCTCGCCCAGAAGCGGGCGATCTGCAGCACCATGTCCGCGCCCTTGGTATGCAGGTATTTCGTGTCGCCGGTGGCCTGGCAGTACTGCCACACGTTGTACGCGATCGCGGAGCCGACGTGCCGCTGGAGCCAGGTATGGTCGGGCAGCCAACGGCCGGAGCGCGGGTTCAGGTGCAGCCGCTGGCTCTCGTCCCGGCCGTCGCTGCCGCTCTGCCAGGGATATACCGCGCCGGCCCGGCCCACTTGCCGCGCCGCCCACACAGCCTGCGGGAGCCGCCGGTGACGGTAGTCGAGCAGGGCCCGCGACACCTCGGGAAAGTGCAGGTTGAGGTACGGCAGCACGAACAGCTCGTCCCAGAAGACGTGCCCCCGGTACGCCTCCCCGTGCAGTCCCCGCGCCGGCACGCCGACGTCGAGGTCCGCGGTGTGCGGGGAGAGCGTCTGCAGGACGTGGAAGAGGTGCAGGCGCAACACGTGGCCCGCCTCGCCCGGCACCTCAAGCTCTGCTCGTCGCCACAACTGCCTCCAGGCAACGGCATGCGAGTGGAGAAGCGCGGCGAAGTCCGGGGCGCGGGCCGCCCGTTCGGTGGCCGCTGCGAGTGGGTCGCTGATCGCCCGGTCACGGGACGTGTGCAGCGCCACGGTCTTGACCAGCGTGATGGGCTGCCCCTCGGGCAGGGCGAGCTCGAAGCGGTGGACCGCCAGGTGCCCTGCCGCGTTCAGTGAGGCCGACACCGGTGGCGGCCCGACGACCTCGGCTCGCTGGGCCATG from Streptomyces albireticuli carries:
- a CDS encoding glycoside hydrolase family 65 protein, coding for MGEWTWEYEGYDPTTEPLRETLHTLGNGYFATRGAAPESRGGLVHCPGTYVAGCYDRLVSSVAGRQIENEDLVNLPNWLLLRFRLLSPDGSPGPWFTPDVCEVTDYRQVLDLRQGTLTRTFRYRAVDGRVLRVEQCRLVHMGDPHIGALRTVFVAEGWGGRIEVEAGLDGNVTNANVHRYRALDRRHLTGVHVGVAEPDRVWLRCRTRTSETGISMAQRAEVVGPPPVSASLNAAGHLAVHRFELALPEGQPITLVKTVALHTSRDRAISDPLAAATERAARAPDFAALLHSHAVAWRQLWRRAELEVPGEAGHVLRLHLFHVLQTLSPHTADLDVGVPARGLHGEAYRGHVFWDELFVLPYLNLHFPEVSRALLDYRHRRLPQAVWAARQVGRAGAVYPWQSGSDGRDESQRLHLNPRSGRWLPDHTWLQRHVGSAIAYNVWQYCQATGDTKYLHTKGADMVLQIARFWASSAVLDPASGRYRIREVVGPDEYHDAYPGAGRPGIDDNAYTNVTAAWVLARALDIARGIPARRRQELVERGSLDTGELPLWEELSRRLMVPFHQGVISQFDGYGELAELDWDRYRARYGNIRRLDRILEAEGDAVNRYRVSKQADVLMLGYLFSPAELASLFKRLGYRLTDELWQRTVDYYLRRTSHGSTLSEVVHGWVLARARRADAWRYCHEALEGDVADLQGGTTPEGIHLGAMAGTLDFVQRGLTGLETREDALCLDPVELPELSEFGLTLRYRGHWGIGVRVRSDELTVSVPDSEESAVRIVLPDRSLTVLPGAGTSVRLPGRQNG
- a CDS encoding pyridoxamine 5'-phosphate oxidase family protein; protein product: MHNGGPRPGDPDTDSAGPHKDTVAIRCAVRREQLGLTREEVAHRAGMSAAYLSQLETFSGDFDPAALIRLAAALEMPYDELAGGPREAAPGQQPAGTSPLLAQLSEDDCWQKLGTHGIGRIGLTAGPAPVVLPVNFLVDGRTIVYRTETGGAAAAADADQLAFEADHIDEHLSRGWSVLITGTAEHIIDPGTVEALATRPGAEPWAGGKRDLWIRIRPGQVTGRTIHTR